In Hydra vulgaris chromosome 06, alternate assembly HydraT2T_AEP, a genomic segment contains:
- the LOC100201104 gene encoding uncharacterized protein LOC100201104: MPSPKKKHLQANKKLVVMYPSRGKSARIQSKVKDEPQEEEHSFKKGKKQKIKVKDKAKKAQNSKKNSKKMTVMMLAAARKRKLNGEDDNDKPVPYKKLKKKVKSKKKAPKSEIDDSSNNINDDELTEDDYEQPMIAVKNEDDNLDDEDTEENDEDDFDDMMDPAPPSSEMMINEEHHYIQHHQDVDDTEHDEIEVPAEQMQAELQQENDEDDDDNDEEEDIDENLFFGIPDQQSPDLATCTHCKGKFRKEDVHEHMLTCPERYVQCRECGKILSNLQTLERHHKRFHLKIREVPCTLCDKMFIDEAAARKHLKTVHFKVKNFHCPHCDKSFSQRNKLTYHVRTHSGEKPYSCAECGRSFSLLWNLKTHLRTHTGEKPYICETCGRRFTQKQNMTSHLTTHRKPKSEKGFRAHFPGDIDEYDTDPASIISNEITFKQTSKGNYRAFEQAKQLSAQSIGGGHYVLGDMQSIEIHTADQEPAETNLQHGLGLLSSVARKGESTDVQVDGIVNMSENGGNMDQVVEVLIRSSSETDSAGNSYTTLQLGGATSNQSKIIIDPSTNNITDGDGQEITLDSSTAAGLSNILQNPDVLAAINNAASTNKFIVIGPVSMFDGCESTTGVISLSSPVSNGTDNTNLTFSQEQLARLSALVHDEECLVVSQVSSQSVKDSISATSTLAAVESYLHGEQQSSIIKGDEVVNNILSSIRPDVRNGSSCIIQTAASTVRGSNLTICMPPMSQSILPISSSNISIKADSTQRFSKKCSRAKVSASEVSSSIDDVDESNLIIQHADGNELIIDEGDEGQGSMEVESTTHVEYGISQNISQPRFIDEGAADSSGMIVDIEDESSNSGEPILLLSSDENGQPQIIVKMPDGSETIMSDPALAESLIQVPTITNAQLEDNDDETQPSQSIQICIQELDQSISQSDEVPSQSEHFITQSDSTLEVVTQSAPQHQFVTQSGSPQSFVTQSETTDDCVTQSTQYISNKNINSEHIPDQSLNSESMPLISYVDSSNNIEYISQEGEVSESNITTAQTPDSSSQAYERLESNIESRMNPFMERVSGSHERLELRGDVNIEFRDEFSADSSSSNIIRRASSNSLQDGVCQSTNSNESLLLTHFDSENVTSSGS; this comes from the exons aGTAAGAAAAAAGCTCCCAAGTCTGAAATTGATGAttcttcaaataatattaatgatgATGAg ttAACAGAAGATGATTATGAACAGCCTATGATTGCTGTGAAAAATGAAGATGATAATTTGGATGATGAAGACACAGAAGAAAATGATGAAGATGATTTTGATGATATGATGGACCCAGCTCCACCTAGTTCTGAAATGATGATTAATGAAGAACATCATTATATTCAGCATCATCAAGATGTTGATGATACGGAACATGATGAAATAGAA GTACCAGCAGAGCAGATGCAAGCAGAACTTCAGCAAGAAAATGAcgaagatgatgatgataacgATGAAGAGGAAGATatagatgaaaatttattttttggtataCCAGATCAACAATCCCCAGATTTAGCTACTTGCACCCATTGTAAAG gCAAATTTCGTAAAGAGGATGTTCATGAACACATGTTGACTTGTCCAGAGCGCTATGTACAATGTCGGGAATGTGGCaagattttatcaaatttgCAAACTTTAGAACGACATCACAAAcggtttcatttaaaaatacgAGAGGTTCCTTGCACGCTTTGCGATAAAATGTTTATCGATGAGGCTGCAGCTCGTAAGCATTTAAAAACAGTCCATTTTAAAGTAAAGAACTTTCATTGTCCACATTGTGATAAATCTTTTTCACAACGTAACAAATTAACATATCATGTACGCACACATTCTGGTGAGAAGCCTTATTCTTGTGCAGAATGTGGAAGAAGTTTTTCTTTGTTATGGAATTTAAAAACGCATCTCCGTACTCacacag GAGAAAAACCATATATTTGTGAAACGTGTGGTCGTAGGTTCACACAAAAACAGAATATGACATCCCATCTTACTACACATCGTAAGCCTAAATCAGAGAAAGGTTTTAGAGCACATTTTCCAGGTGATATTGATGAGTATGATACAGATCCTGCTAGCATTATATCTAATGAAATAACCTTTAAACAAACTTCAAAAGGAAATTATCGAGCGTTTGAACAAGCCAAGCAACTTTCTGCACAATCAATAGGAGGCGGACATTATGTACTTGGTGACATGCAAAGTATTGAAATTCATACAGCTGATCAAGAACCAGCTGAAACTAATCTTCAACATGGATTAGGGCTACTTTCCTCGGTTGCTCGAAAAGGCGAATCTACTGATGTACAAGTTGATGGAATTGTAAATATGTCAGAAAATGGCGGTAATATGGATCAAGTTGTTGAAGTTCTTATTCGTTCATCTAGTGAAACTGATAGTGCCGGAAATTCTTATACAACATTACAGTTAGGCGGTGCAACCTCTAACCAATCCAAGATCATTATTGATCCTAGTACAAACAACATTACAGACGGAGATGGTCAGGAAATAACTCTTGATTCCAGTACAGCTGCAGGATTATCTAATATACTTCAAAATCCTGACGTTCTTGCTGCAATAAATAATGCCGCTTCTACAAATAAATTCATTGTTATTGGCCCAGTTAGTATGTTCGATGGATGTGAATCTACTACAGGTGTTATTTCGCTTTCCTCGCCTGTTTCAAATGGAACAGATAATACTAATTTAACATTTTCACAAGAGCAACTCGCGCGTTTATCTGCTTTAGTGCACGATGAAGAGTGTTTAGTAGTAAGTCAGGTGTCATCTCAATCAGTTAAAGACTCTATATCAGCAACGTCAACGCTTGCAGCTGTAGAAAGTTACTTGCACGGTGAGCAACAGTCGAGTATTATCAAAGGTGATGAAGTAGTTAATAATATACTTAGCTCTATTCGACCAGATGTAAGAAATGGATCAAGTTGTATTATTCAAACAGCTGCCTCAACAGTTCGAGGTTCTAATCTTACTATATGTATGCCACCTATGAGTCAAAGCATCCTACCGATTTCATCATCTAACATTTCCATTAAAGCAGATTCAACTCAACgctttagtaaaaaatgttcTCGAGCAAAGGTTTCAGCATCTGAAGTCAGTAGTTCGATTGATGATGTTGAtgaaagtaatttaataatacAACATGCTGATGGAAACGAGTTAATAATAGACGAAGGAGATGAAGGTCAGGGTTCTATGGAAGTAGAGAGCACAACTCATGTAGAGTATGGGATATCACAAAATATTAGCCAACCAAGATTTATTGATGAAGGGGCAGCTGATAGCTCGGGCATGATCGTTGATATTGAAGATGAATCTTCGAACAGTGGAGAGCCCATATTGCTTCTCAGTTCGGATGAAAATGGGCAACCCcagattattgttaaaatgcCTGATGGTTCTGAGACTATTATGTCTGATCCTGCTCTTGCAGAAAGTTTAATACAAGTACCCACTATAACTAATGCCCAACTAGAAGATAATGATGACGAAACTCAGCCTTCGCAAAGTATTCAAATTTGTATACAAGAACTTGATCAAAGTATATCTCAATCTGATGAAGTACCTTCGCAAAGTGAACATTTCATTACACAAAGCGATTCTACTTTGGAGGTAGTGACTCAAAGTGCTCCTCAGCACCAATTTGTTACCCAAAGCGGTTCACCACAGTCATTTGTGACTCAAAGTGAAACAACTGATGATTGCGTTACTCAGAGTACTcaatatatatctaataaaaatattaattctgAACATATACCAGACCAAAGTTTGAACTCTGAAAGTATGCCGTTAATCAGCTATGTTGACTCTAGTAACAATATAGAGTATATATCGCAAGAAGGAGAAGTTAGTGAATCTAATATAACAACTGCGCAAACCCCTGATAGCAGTTCTCAGGCCTATGAAAGACTAGAAAGTAATATTGAGTCCAGAATGAATCCTTTTATGGAACGCGTATCAGGGTCTCACGAGCGTTTAGAGCTACGTGGGGATGTCAATATCGAGTTTCGTGACGAGTTTTCAGCAGATAGTAGTAGCAGTAATATAATTCGCCGGGCTTCAAGTAATTCTTTGCAAGATGGTGTTTGTCAAAGCACAAATTCAAATGAATCTTTATTATTAACGCACTTTGACTCAGAAAATGTTACCTCTTCAGGTTCCTAA